One genomic segment of Coffea arabica cultivar ET-39 chromosome 6e, Coffea Arabica ET-39 HiFi, whole genome shotgun sequence includes these proteins:
- the LOC113697074 gene encoding E3 ubiquitin-protein ligase UPL4 isoform X1, with translation MQMGNRGHKRAETADELPADKRACTLSEFRPSTSNSSIQTPTNSTHETHDADMDSSSATSGSARSDGEGERDSAYGSCDSDNNYRDYYRRGSSGDQTKFNRVLSSLNEDHDESGQLAALTELCELLSFCTDNSLSGLMADSFSPVLVKLARHESNPNIMLLAIRAITYFCDVHPRSSAYLVRHDAVPALCQRLLAIEYLDVAEQCLQALEKISREQPLACLQSGAIMAVLNYIDFFSTIVQRVALSTVVNICKKLPSECPSPFMDAVPILCKLLQYEDRQLVESVSTCLIKITERVCHSSDMLDELCKHGLVQQATDLINLNSRTSLSPPIYLGLIGLLARLASGSIVAVRTLFEINVSSILQDIVSRYDLAHGMPFNAMVDGQCNQVHEVLKLLNELLPATTREQDNPLASDKEAFLTSRPDLMQRFGLDLLPVLITVVNSGVNLYVCYGCLSVINKLVYFSKSDMLLDFLQSTNISSFLAGVFTRKDHHVLLLALQVVETLLQKLPDGLLDSFIKEGVCFAVDSLLSPKRSSQFMFSTLSAMEYSDDASQKSASRDARCLCFAFDTGQCPTISRTLTCKLDKDSIRNLAEHIKTSYFATEAINPEKGLTDILQKLKTLSSVLADLVNTHMNDTISEQHEEEFYCILLEIMSVLAGKDPISTFEFVESGIAKSLLNYLSNGQYMERKAGVDGACCQLCIVEKRFELLGNLLLSFRDPHIADFPLPALVRRLQSSLASLETFPVILSHSSRVRSSYATVPHGRGTSYPCLKVQFVKGEEDVFLGDYLKDVVNVDPFSTLTAIDGYMWSKVSVNKSEQAKSATLEESSSFRSRSLDSVESNSMLSHANEMQEERSFSGTGEIASVGDNLVNSADLKDLDNETVEQEQEGSVNKSTDSHGCSKNEDSSPKLFFNLEGQQLDHRLTLYQAIIQQQLKEEIDSSLSSKLWSQVYKISYRKAVNPKNNLAEQSSFQGHDFSSSDKATRSCQCVSFFSDIFYSDFADLNKFSPTYDMICLLKSLEGMNRLRYHVMSRDRMNSFLKCQIDNLYDWKVEAFGVSQSEFVNSKLTEKLEQQMRDPLAVSVGGMPSWCSQLMASCPFLFGFEARCKYFRLAAFGQPAVRHHVSYNDDVGGINGMRQNSGSYPRKKFLVHRNRILDSAAQMMNLHAHQRVVLEVEYNDEVGTGLGPTLEFYTLVSYEFQKGGLCLWREDHAASSCINGSEADNSKILVSPLGLFPRPWLPGVDISNGIQFSEVTKKFVLLGQIVGKALQDGRVLDLPFSKAFYKLILGKELTVYDIQSFDVELGRVLLEFQALIERKRYLESISPGKSSMDLDFFHGTRIEDLCLDFSLPGYPDYVPESVSDSKMVKMSNLQEYISFVVDATIRTGISRQVEAFKSGFDQVFPIRHLQVFTEGELERLLCGERELWDSNALVDHIKFDHGYTASSPPILNFLQIIQEFNYEQQRSFLRFVTGAPRLPSGGLASLNPKLTIVRKHCSKWVDTDLPSVMTCANYLKLPPYSSKERMKEKLLYATTEGQGSFHLS, from the exons ATGCAAATGGGAAATCGTGGTCATAAAAGAGCTGAAACAGCTGATGAGTTGCCGGCAGATAAGCGAGCCTGTACTTTGTCGGAGTTCCGACCAAGTACCTCAAATTCATCAATTCAAACACCAACAAATTCGACTCATGAAACACATGATGCTGATATGGATTCATCATCAGCAACTTCAGGGTCAGCACGATCAGATGGTGAAGGGGAGAGGGACTCTGCATATGGCTCTTGTGATTCGGACAATAACTACCGCGATTACTATAGGCGAGGATCTTCTGGTGATCAAACCAAGTTCAACAGAGTCTTGTCCAGTTTAAATGAAGACCATGACGAATCAGGGCAGTTAGCTGCCCTTACCGAACTCTGTGAATTGTTGTCTTTTTGTACCGATAATTCATTATCTGGTCTAATGGCAGATTCATTCTCTCCAGTCCTCGTAAAATTGGCCAGGCACGAGAGCAATCCCAACATAATGCTTTTGGCCATTAGGGCTATAACTTATTTTTGTGATGTTCATCCACGCTCTTCAGCTTATCTGGTTAGACATGATGCGGTTCCTGCTCTATGTCAAAGATTGCTGGCCATCGAATACTTAGATGTAGCTGAACAA TGTTTGCAAGCATTGGAGAAAATTTCACGTGAGCAGCCACTTGCTTGCTTGCAATCTGGTGCAATTATGGCTGTTTTAAACTATATTGATTTCTTCTCAACAATTGTGCAG AGGGTTGCACTGTCCACTGTGGTAAATATATGTAAGAAGCTTCCCTCTGAATGCCCTTCACCATTCATGGATGCAGTTCCGATATTGTGCAAACTTCTTCAATACGAGGATCGGCAG CTTGTTGAGAGTGTTTCTACTTGCTTGATTAAAATAACGGAAAGAGTATGCCACAGCTCTGATATGCTGGATGAACTTTGTAAACATGGGCTGGTTCAACAAGCCACGGATCTCATAAACTTGAATAGTCGAACTTCATTGTCCCCCCCGATATATCTT GGTTTGATAGGATTGCTTGCCAGACTGGCATCTGGTTCTATTGTTGCTGTCAGGACTCTTTTTGAGATTAATGTAAGCAGCATATTGCAGGATATAGTGTCTAGATATGACCTCGCACATGGCATGCCTTTTAATGCAATGGTTGATGGGCAATGCAATCAG GTGCATGAAGTTTTGAAGTTGCTGAATGAGCTTCTTCCTGCCACCACCAGAGAGCAGGATAATCCACTAGCTTCAGACAAGGAAGCATTCTTGACTAGTCGACCTGATCTCATGCAAAGGTTTGGGTTGGATTTACTTCCTGTTCTGATCAcg GTGGTTAATTCTGGTGTGAATTTATACGTTTGTTATGGATGTTTATCCGTTATCAACAAGTTAGTTTATTTCAGCAAATCTGACATGCTTCTAGACTTCCTTCAAAGCACCAACATCTCAAG TTTCTTGGCAGGAGTGTTTACCAGGAAGGATCATCACGTGCTTCTGTTAGCACTTCAAGTTGTTGAGACACTTCTGCAAAAGCTGCCTGATGGTTTATTGGATTCTTTTATAAAGGAAGGTGTCTGCTTTGCTGTTGATTCGCTTTTATCCCCAAAAAGGTCGTCGCAGTTTATGTTTTCTACATTAAGCGCCATGGAGTACTCTGACGATGCAAGCCAAAAATCAGCTTCAAGGGATGCTAGATGCCtatgttttgcttttgataCTGGTCAGTGTCCAACGATTTCGAGGACTTTAACTTGCAAGCTTGACAAGGATTCCATTAGGAATCTCGCAGAGCATATAAAGACCAGTTATTTTGCAACAGAGGCCATTAACCCTGAGAAAGGACTGACAGATATTTTGCAGAAGCTTAAAACTTTATCTTCTGTATTGGCTGATCTGGTGAACACACACATGAATGACACAATTTCTGAACAACATGAAGAAGAGTTCTATTGTATATTGTTGGAGATTATGTCAGTTCTTGCTGGAAAAGATCCCATTTCCACTTTTGAGTTTGTTGAGAGTGGAATTGCAAAGTCATTGCTTAATTACCTATCTAACGGGCAATATATGGAAAGGAAGGCTGGTGTTGATGGGGCATGCTGTCAGCTGTGCATTGTAGAGAAAAGATTTGAGTTGTTAGGAAATCTACTTTTGTCTTTTCGAGACCCACATATTGCGGACTTTCCTCTTCCTGCTTTGGTCCGTAGATTACAGAGCTCGCTGGCTTCCTTGGAAACATTTCCTGTCATCTTGAGCCACTCATCCAGGGTTAGAAGTTCCTATGCCACTGTTCCACATGGACGGGGCACTTCATATCCTTGTCTGAAAGTTCAGTTTGTGAAGGGAGAGGAAGATGTATTTCTGGGAGATTATTTAAAGGATGTTGTAAATGTCGACCCCTTCTCAACCTTGACAGCAATCGATGGATACATGTGGTCAAAGGTGAGTGTAAACAAAAGTGAGCAAGCAAAATCAGCCACCTTGGAGGAGAGTTCGTCTTTTCGAAGCAGAAGTCTCGATAGTGTGGAATCAAATAGCATGTTAAgtcatgcaaatgaaatgcag GAAGAGAGATCTTTCTCTGGCACGGGAGAAATAGCCAGTGTTGGTGATAATCTTGTGAATTCAGCGGATTTGAAAGACTTGGATAAT GAGACTGTGGAGCAAGAGCAAGAAGGATCTGTTAACAAAAGTACAGACAGTCATGGATGCAGCAAAAATGAAGATTCTTCACCAAAATTGTTTTTTAACTTAGAAGGGCAGCAGTTGGACCATCGCTTGACACTCTATCAAGCCATCATCCAGCAACAATTGAAAGAAGAAATTGATAGTTCTTTGAGTAGTAAATTGTGGAGTCAAGTGTACAAAATTTCTTACAGAAAAGCTGTCAATCCTAAGAATAACTTAGCTGAACAGTCTAGTTTTCAGGGTCATGATTTTTCTTCATCAGACAAAGCTACACGAAGCTGCCAGTGCGTTTCTTTTTTCTCTGACATCTTTTATTCGGATTTTGCTGATCTCAATAAGTTTAGTCCAACTTATGATATGATATGTCTGCTCAAGAGTTTGGAAGGCATGAACAGGTTAAGATATCATGTGATGTCTCGCGATAGAATGAATAGTTTTTTGAAATGCCAAATAGATAATTTGTATGACTGGAAGGTTGAAGCTTTTGGTGTTTCCCAGAGTGAGTTTGTGAATAGTAAGCTCACAGAAAAATTAGAACAGCAGATGCGTGATCCTTTAGCAGTGTCTGTTGGGGGCATGCCATCGTGGTGTTCCCAGTTAATGGCTTCGTGTCCTTTTTTATTTGGATTTGAGGCAAGATGCAAATATTTTCGTCTAGCTGCATTTGGCCAGCCTGCTGTTAGACACCATGTATCATATAATGACGATGTAGGTGGCATCAATGGCATGAGGCAAAATAGTGGCAGCTATCCTCGTAAAAAGTTTTTGGTTCACCGAAACAGAATTCTCGACTCTGCTGCCCAGATGATGAATCTCCATGCACATCAAAGGGTAGTCCTGGAGGTGGAATACAATGATGAAGTTGGAACTGGTCTTGGTCCAACACTAGAGTTCTACACGTTGGTCAGTTATGAGTTTCAGAAGGGTGGCCTGTGCTTGTGGAGGGAAGATCACGCAGCAAGTAGTTGCATCAATGGCTCGGAGGCTGATAATTCTAAGATTTTGGTGTCTCCATTGGGACTTTTTCCTCGTCCTTGGTTACCTGGGGTGGACATATCTAATGGCATACAGTTTTCTGAAGTGACCAAAAAGTTTGTCCTTTTGGGGCAAATAGTGGGTAAGGCTCTTCAAGATGGAAGAGTTTTGGATCTTCCTTTTTCCAAGGCCTTCTATAAACTCATCCTTGGGAAG GAACTCACGGTTTATGACATCCAGTCCTTTGATGTTGAACTTGGTAGAGTTCTTTTGGAATTTCAGGCTCTTATTGAGAGAAAGAGGTATTTAGAATCTATTAGTCCGGGAAAATCATCTATGGATTTGGACTTCTTCCACGGCACAAGAATTGAGGATCTTTGCCTTGACTTTAGCCTTCCGGGGTATCCAGATTATGTGCCTGAGTCTGTTTCTGACTCAAAAATG GTGAAGATGTCAAACCTACAGGAGTACATATCGTTTGTTGTCGATGCTACCATAAGAACAGGGATTTCCAGACAAGTAGAAGCTTTTAAGTCAGGTTTTGATCAG gTTTTCCCCATCAGACACCTTCAGGTGTTCACTGAAGGTGAATTAGAGCGCTTATTATGTGGGGAGCGTGAGCTTTGGGAT TCAAATGCGCTTGTGGACCACATCAAATTTGATCATGGGTATACTGCTAGTAGTCCTCCTATCCTGAAT TTTCTGCAAATTATACAAGAGTTCAACTATGAGCAGCAGAGATCATTCTTGAGGTTTGTGACAGGAGCACCTCGGCTCCCTTCTGGGGGGCTGGCATCTCTCAACCCAAAATTGACTATTGTCCGCAAG CATTGTAGCAAATGGGTTGACACTGACTTGCCAAGCGTGATGACCTGTGCAAATTACCTGAAGCTGCCACCTTACTCATCAAAA GAACGGATGAAAGAGAAGCTTCTGTATGCCACAACAGAAGGACAAGGCTCTTTCCACCTCTCATAG
- the LOC113697074 gene encoding E3 ubiquitin-protein ligase UPL4 isoform X3 — translation MQMGNRGHKRAETADELPADKRACTLSEFRPSTSNSSIQTPTNSTHETHDADMDSSSATSGSARSDGEGERDSAYGSCDSDNNYRDYYRRGSSGDQTKFNRVLSSLNEDHDESGQLAALTELCELLSFCTDNSLSGLMADSFSPVLVKLARHESNPNIMLLAIRAITYFCDVHPRSSAYLVRHDAVPALCQRLLAIEYLDVAEQCLQALEKISREQPLACLQSGAIMAVLNYIDFFSTIVQRVALSTVVNICKKLPSECPSPFMDAVPILCKLLQYEDRQLVESVSTCLIKITERVCHSSDMLDELCKHGLVQQATDLINLNSRTSLSPPIYLGLIGLLARLASGSIVAVRTLFEINVSSILQDIVSRYDLAHGMPFNAMVDGQCNQVHEVLKLLNELLPATTREQDNPLASDKEAFLTSRPDLMQRFGLDLLPVLITVVNSGVNLYVCYGCLSVINKLVYFSKSDMLLDFLQSTNISSFLAGVFTRKDHHVLLLALQVVETLLQKLPDGLLDSFIKEGVCFAVDSLLSPKRSSQFMFSTLSAMEYSDDASQKSASRDARCLCFAFDTGQCPTISRTLTCKLDKDSIRNLAEHIKTSYFATEAINPEKGLTDILQKLKTLSSVLADLVNTHMNDTISEQHEEEFYCILLEIMSVLAGKDPISTFEFVESGIAKSLLNYLSNGQYMERKAGVDGACCQLCIVEKRFELLGNLLLSFRDPHIADFPLPALVRRLQSSLASLETFPVILSHSSRVRSSYATVPHGRGTSYPCLKVQFVKGEEDVFLGDYLKDVVNVDPFSTLTAIDGYMWSKVSVNKSEQAKSATLEESSSFRSRSLDSVESNSMLSHANEMQEERSFSGTGEIASVGDNLVNSADLKDLDNETVEQEQEGSVNKSTDSHGCSKNEDSSPKLFFNLEGQQLDHRLTLYQAIIQQQLKEEIDSSLSSKLWSQVYKISYRKAVNPKNNLAEQSSFQGHDFSSSDKATRSCQCVSFFSDIFYSDFADLNKFSPTYDMICLLKSLEGMNRLRYHVMSRDRMNSFLKCQIDNLYDWKVEAFGVSQSEFVNSKLTEKLEQQMRDPLAVSVGGMPSWCSQLMASCPFLFGFEARCKYFRLAAFGQPAVRHHVSYNDDVGGINGMRQNSGSYPRKKFLVHRNRILDSAAQMMNLHAHQRVVLEVEYNDEVGTGLGPTLEFYTLVSYEFQKGGLCLWREDHAASSCINGSEADNSKILVSPLGLFPRPWLPGVDISNGIQFSEVTKKFVLLGQIVGKALQDGRVLDLPFSKAFYKLILGKELTVYDIQSFDVELGRVLLEFQALIERKRYLESISPGKSSMDLDFFHGTRIEDLCLDFSLPGYPDYVPESVSDSKMVKMSNLQEYISFVVDATIRTGISRQVEAFKSGFDQSNALVDHIKFDHGYTASSPPILNFLQIIQEFNYEQQRSFLRFVTGAPRLPSGGLASLNPKLTIVRKHCSKWVDTDLPSVMTCANYLKLPPYSSKERMKEKLLYATTEGQGSFHLS, via the exons ATGCAAATGGGAAATCGTGGTCATAAAAGAGCTGAAACAGCTGATGAGTTGCCGGCAGATAAGCGAGCCTGTACTTTGTCGGAGTTCCGACCAAGTACCTCAAATTCATCAATTCAAACACCAACAAATTCGACTCATGAAACACATGATGCTGATATGGATTCATCATCAGCAACTTCAGGGTCAGCACGATCAGATGGTGAAGGGGAGAGGGACTCTGCATATGGCTCTTGTGATTCGGACAATAACTACCGCGATTACTATAGGCGAGGATCTTCTGGTGATCAAACCAAGTTCAACAGAGTCTTGTCCAGTTTAAATGAAGACCATGACGAATCAGGGCAGTTAGCTGCCCTTACCGAACTCTGTGAATTGTTGTCTTTTTGTACCGATAATTCATTATCTGGTCTAATGGCAGATTCATTCTCTCCAGTCCTCGTAAAATTGGCCAGGCACGAGAGCAATCCCAACATAATGCTTTTGGCCATTAGGGCTATAACTTATTTTTGTGATGTTCATCCACGCTCTTCAGCTTATCTGGTTAGACATGATGCGGTTCCTGCTCTATGTCAAAGATTGCTGGCCATCGAATACTTAGATGTAGCTGAACAA TGTTTGCAAGCATTGGAGAAAATTTCACGTGAGCAGCCACTTGCTTGCTTGCAATCTGGTGCAATTATGGCTGTTTTAAACTATATTGATTTCTTCTCAACAATTGTGCAG AGGGTTGCACTGTCCACTGTGGTAAATATATGTAAGAAGCTTCCCTCTGAATGCCCTTCACCATTCATGGATGCAGTTCCGATATTGTGCAAACTTCTTCAATACGAGGATCGGCAG CTTGTTGAGAGTGTTTCTACTTGCTTGATTAAAATAACGGAAAGAGTATGCCACAGCTCTGATATGCTGGATGAACTTTGTAAACATGGGCTGGTTCAACAAGCCACGGATCTCATAAACTTGAATAGTCGAACTTCATTGTCCCCCCCGATATATCTT GGTTTGATAGGATTGCTTGCCAGACTGGCATCTGGTTCTATTGTTGCTGTCAGGACTCTTTTTGAGATTAATGTAAGCAGCATATTGCAGGATATAGTGTCTAGATATGACCTCGCACATGGCATGCCTTTTAATGCAATGGTTGATGGGCAATGCAATCAG GTGCATGAAGTTTTGAAGTTGCTGAATGAGCTTCTTCCTGCCACCACCAGAGAGCAGGATAATCCACTAGCTTCAGACAAGGAAGCATTCTTGACTAGTCGACCTGATCTCATGCAAAGGTTTGGGTTGGATTTACTTCCTGTTCTGATCAcg GTGGTTAATTCTGGTGTGAATTTATACGTTTGTTATGGATGTTTATCCGTTATCAACAAGTTAGTTTATTTCAGCAAATCTGACATGCTTCTAGACTTCCTTCAAAGCACCAACATCTCAAG TTTCTTGGCAGGAGTGTTTACCAGGAAGGATCATCACGTGCTTCTGTTAGCACTTCAAGTTGTTGAGACACTTCTGCAAAAGCTGCCTGATGGTTTATTGGATTCTTTTATAAAGGAAGGTGTCTGCTTTGCTGTTGATTCGCTTTTATCCCCAAAAAGGTCGTCGCAGTTTATGTTTTCTACATTAAGCGCCATGGAGTACTCTGACGATGCAAGCCAAAAATCAGCTTCAAGGGATGCTAGATGCCtatgttttgcttttgataCTGGTCAGTGTCCAACGATTTCGAGGACTTTAACTTGCAAGCTTGACAAGGATTCCATTAGGAATCTCGCAGAGCATATAAAGACCAGTTATTTTGCAACAGAGGCCATTAACCCTGAGAAAGGACTGACAGATATTTTGCAGAAGCTTAAAACTTTATCTTCTGTATTGGCTGATCTGGTGAACACACACATGAATGACACAATTTCTGAACAACATGAAGAAGAGTTCTATTGTATATTGTTGGAGATTATGTCAGTTCTTGCTGGAAAAGATCCCATTTCCACTTTTGAGTTTGTTGAGAGTGGAATTGCAAAGTCATTGCTTAATTACCTATCTAACGGGCAATATATGGAAAGGAAGGCTGGTGTTGATGGGGCATGCTGTCAGCTGTGCATTGTAGAGAAAAGATTTGAGTTGTTAGGAAATCTACTTTTGTCTTTTCGAGACCCACATATTGCGGACTTTCCTCTTCCTGCTTTGGTCCGTAGATTACAGAGCTCGCTGGCTTCCTTGGAAACATTTCCTGTCATCTTGAGCCACTCATCCAGGGTTAGAAGTTCCTATGCCACTGTTCCACATGGACGGGGCACTTCATATCCTTGTCTGAAAGTTCAGTTTGTGAAGGGAGAGGAAGATGTATTTCTGGGAGATTATTTAAAGGATGTTGTAAATGTCGACCCCTTCTCAACCTTGACAGCAATCGATGGATACATGTGGTCAAAGGTGAGTGTAAACAAAAGTGAGCAAGCAAAATCAGCCACCTTGGAGGAGAGTTCGTCTTTTCGAAGCAGAAGTCTCGATAGTGTGGAATCAAATAGCATGTTAAgtcatgcaaatgaaatgcag GAAGAGAGATCTTTCTCTGGCACGGGAGAAATAGCCAGTGTTGGTGATAATCTTGTGAATTCAGCGGATTTGAAAGACTTGGATAAT GAGACTGTGGAGCAAGAGCAAGAAGGATCTGTTAACAAAAGTACAGACAGTCATGGATGCAGCAAAAATGAAGATTCTTCACCAAAATTGTTTTTTAACTTAGAAGGGCAGCAGTTGGACCATCGCTTGACACTCTATCAAGCCATCATCCAGCAACAATTGAAAGAAGAAATTGATAGTTCTTTGAGTAGTAAATTGTGGAGTCAAGTGTACAAAATTTCTTACAGAAAAGCTGTCAATCCTAAGAATAACTTAGCTGAACAGTCTAGTTTTCAGGGTCATGATTTTTCTTCATCAGACAAAGCTACACGAAGCTGCCAGTGCGTTTCTTTTTTCTCTGACATCTTTTATTCGGATTTTGCTGATCTCAATAAGTTTAGTCCAACTTATGATATGATATGTCTGCTCAAGAGTTTGGAAGGCATGAACAGGTTAAGATATCATGTGATGTCTCGCGATAGAATGAATAGTTTTTTGAAATGCCAAATAGATAATTTGTATGACTGGAAGGTTGAAGCTTTTGGTGTTTCCCAGAGTGAGTTTGTGAATAGTAAGCTCACAGAAAAATTAGAACAGCAGATGCGTGATCCTTTAGCAGTGTCTGTTGGGGGCATGCCATCGTGGTGTTCCCAGTTAATGGCTTCGTGTCCTTTTTTATTTGGATTTGAGGCAAGATGCAAATATTTTCGTCTAGCTGCATTTGGCCAGCCTGCTGTTAGACACCATGTATCATATAATGACGATGTAGGTGGCATCAATGGCATGAGGCAAAATAGTGGCAGCTATCCTCGTAAAAAGTTTTTGGTTCACCGAAACAGAATTCTCGACTCTGCTGCCCAGATGATGAATCTCCATGCACATCAAAGGGTAGTCCTGGAGGTGGAATACAATGATGAAGTTGGAACTGGTCTTGGTCCAACACTAGAGTTCTACACGTTGGTCAGTTATGAGTTTCAGAAGGGTGGCCTGTGCTTGTGGAGGGAAGATCACGCAGCAAGTAGTTGCATCAATGGCTCGGAGGCTGATAATTCTAAGATTTTGGTGTCTCCATTGGGACTTTTTCCTCGTCCTTGGTTACCTGGGGTGGACATATCTAATGGCATACAGTTTTCTGAAGTGACCAAAAAGTTTGTCCTTTTGGGGCAAATAGTGGGTAAGGCTCTTCAAGATGGAAGAGTTTTGGATCTTCCTTTTTCCAAGGCCTTCTATAAACTCATCCTTGGGAAG GAACTCACGGTTTATGACATCCAGTCCTTTGATGTTGAACTTGGTAGAGTTCTTTTGGAATTTCAGGCTCTTATTGAGAGAAAGAGGTATTTAGAATCTATTAGTCCGGGAAAATCATCTATGGATTTGGACTTCTTCCACGGCACAAGAATTGAGGATCTTTGCCTTGACTTTAGCCTTCCGGGGTATCCAGATTATGTGCCTGAGTCTGTTTCTGACTCAAAAATG GTGAAGATGTCAAACCTACAGGAGTACATATCGTTTGTTGTCGATGCTACCATAAGAACAGGGATTTCCAGACAAGTAGAAGCTTTTAAGTCAGGTTTTGATCAG TCAAATGCGCTTGTGGACCACATCAAATTTGATCATGGGTATACTGCTAGTAGTCCTCCTATCCTGAAT TTTCTGCAAATTATACAAGAGTTCAACTATGAGCAGCAGAGATCATTCTTGAGGTTTGTGACAGGAGCACCTCGGCTCCCTTCTGGGGGGCTGGCATCTCTCAACCCAAAATTGACTATTGTCCGCAAG CATTGTAGCAAATGGGTTGACACTGACTTGCCAAGCGTGATGACCTGTGCAAATTACCTGAAGCTGCCACCTTACTCATCAAAA GAACGGATGAAAGAGAAGCTTCTGTATGCCACAACAGAAGGACAAGGCTCTTTCCACCTCTCATAG